From Anaerolineae bacterium, the proteins below share one genomic window:
- a CDS encoding PAS domain S-box protein: MDNNEKTREELLAELQEARQQIAELNSIFEVLPDIVFKSDAQGNIEFVSRSLPGLEREQLLGMNTVDLTPPQAREQAIRSLEKLQGGEETYLETEAPGPDGQPSWTGSRTYPIIRDNEVVGGLSVITDITVQKQAEAERARLQEEIIKTQQHAIQELSTPVIPIMDRIIVMPLIGSIDSLRAKDITRNLLAGISQHRAKVVILDVTGVGIVDTGVVNHLNKTIQAARLKGARTIVTGVSDAVAEAIVDLGIDWSEVQTLSDLRTGLTAALASLGLRIEANK, translated from the coding sequence ATGGATAATAATGAAAAAACTCGAGAAGAGCTTCTTGCTGAGTTGCAAGAAGCCCGGCAGCAGATTGCCGAATTGAATTCAATTTTTGAGGTATTGCCTGATATTGTTTTTAAATCAGATGCCCAGGGCAACATCGAGTTCGTCAGCCGAAGTCTTCCGGGCTTGGAACGAGAACAATTGCTGGGGATGAATACCGTAGACTTAACTCCCCCCCAAGCACGTGAACAAGCTATCCGGTCTTTGGAAAAGCTACAAGGGGGGGAAGAAACTTATCTCGAAACTGAGGCACCGGGGCCTGATGGACAACCAAGCTGGACGGGGAGTCGCACCTATCCCATCATTCGTGACAATGAAGTTGTTGGCGGGTTGAGCGTAATTACAGACATTACGGTCCAGAAACAGGCAGAAGCCGAACGCGCCCGATTGCAAGAGGAAATCATTAAGACTCAACAACACGCCATCCAGGAACTCTCGACGCCGGTCATACCGATTATGGATCGCATTATTGTGATGCCTTTGATTGGCAGCATAGACAGTCTACGCGCCAAGGACATTACTCGTAACCTGTTGGCCGGCATCAGCCAACATCGGGCCAAGGTGGTGATCCTTGACGTAACCGGTGTGGGGATTGTGGATACCGGCGTGGTTAATCACCTGAATAAGACCATCCAGGCGGCCCGGCTTAAGGGGGCGCGCACTATTGTTACGGGGGTTTCTGATGCTGTGGCCGAAGCCATTGTTGATCTGGGGATTGACTGGAGTGAGGTGCAGACCTTGAGCGATTTGCGGACCGGCCTGACGGCGGCGTTGGCCTCATTAGGCTTGCGTATTGAGGCCAACAAGTAA